CCCCtttttgtatatatttgttttattagagaTATATTTATATTTCTTCCTTACTTTTTTGCTCAGAGGAAAGGATACTAAGCCATTTGAGAGTATTGGAACATAGCTCATGTTTTTCTCTGGTTTTCCTTAATCTCTCTTcattctttgtctgtctctctgtcccctctctcagcCGGCTGCATTGTGAAGCAGATGGGGATACCGCTGTGCCTCGTTGCCATGACAAACGCTAATGACATAGTGCACAGGACTGTGCAGAGTGGGGACTTTTCTATGGCAACCAATGTCACGCAGACCATGGCCCCGGCTATAGACATTCAGGTGCTGTGCGTGATGGCTCATCACTTTGTTTAAGGtttaagaagtgtgtgtgtgtgtacgtactgtGGCTAACACTGTGCTCTCACCCCAGGACCCCTATAACATGGAGCGTGTGTTCTGGCTGCTGTCTGGTAGAGATGGAGCCCTGGTAAAGGGCATGATGGAGGAGTTTCAgcactctcacagacacactctgCCTGAAGCTCTCCACAAACAGGTCAGATGCATGAATACATAATTGACATGTTCTTGTAGAAAGATAAGTGCCCAGTACCGTTGGTTGTTTAATGTTCTCTCTCAAATCACCACACATACTTACCCCTCCCCCCTGACATCTCAGTCaaccagacaggtcctacaggccttagttttgtcacaccaggactactgcccagttgtgtggtcaggtgcggCAAAGAACGACATAGGCAAATTGCAGTtggtccagaacagagcagcacttATTGTACTTAGatgtacagtacctgtcaaaagtttggacacacatactcattcaagggtttttctttatttggactatttcctacattgtagaataatagtgaagacatcaaaactatagaATAACACAAATTGTATCATTTAGTAAGCAAaaacaatcaaatcaaaatgtattaaatattgtagatgatcaaagtagccaccctttgcttaaTGACagtttgcacacacttggcattctctcaaccagcttcacctggaatgcttttccaacagtcttgaaggagttcccacatatgctgagcacttgttggctgcttttccttcactctgatgtctaactcatcccaaaccatctcaattgggttgaggttgggtgattgtggaggccaggtcatctgatgcagcactccatcactctccttcttggtcaaatagcccttacacagcctggaggtgtgttgggtcattgtcctgttgaaaaacaaacgatagtcccactaaacgcaaaccagatgggatggcgtatcgttgcagaatgctgtggtagatatgctggttaagtgtgcctggaattctaaataaatccctgacagtgtcaccagcaaagcaaccctacaccatcacacctcctcctccatgcgtcaaggtgggaaccacacatgcagagatcatcctttcacctactctgcatctcacaaagacactgcggttAGAACCAAAAACCTCAAATTTGGAACCATTAGACCAAAatacagatttccactggtctaatgtccattgctcgtgtttcttggcccaatcaagtctcttcttcttactggtgtcctttagtagtggtttctttgcagcaattcaaccatgaaggcctgattcatgcagtctcctctgaacagttgatgttgagatgtgtctgttacttgaattctgtgaagcatttatttgggctgcaatttctgaggctggtaactctaatgaacttttcctctgctgcagaggtaaatctgggtcttgctttcctgtggcagtcctcatgagagacagtttcatcacagtgcttgatggtttttgcgactgcacttgaagaaaatttTCCGGAttcactgaccttcatgtcttaaagtaatgatggactttcatttctctttgcttatttgagctgttcttgccataatatggacttgttcttttaccaaatagggaaatcttctgtatacccccccccctaccatgtcacaacacaactgatcagctcaaacgcattaaggaaagaaattccacaaattaacttttaacaaggcacacctgttaattgaaatgtagtctaggtgacgacctcatgaagctggttgagagaatgccaagagtgtgcaaagctgtcatcaaggcctaggatggctactttgaagaatctcaaatgtaaaatatatttagatttgtttaacacttttttggttacaacatgattccatatgggttttttcatagttttcatgtcttccctattattctataatgcataaaatagtaaaaataaataaaacccttgaatgagtaggtacgtccaaacttttgactggtactgtacatggagGGTGAATGCCAGTAACACGCATGTCAAtatctcctggctcaaagttgaggagagattaactgcatcactattggtctttgtaCCAGGTGTTGAAGGTACCGAACTGTCTGTTCAAGCGGTTGGCACACAGTTCGGACACTCATTGGTACcacacaagacatgcaaccagaggtctcttcacagtccccaggtccaaaACAGACACGGTGAaacacacagtattaaatagagccatgaatACATAGAACTCTCTGCCACCCTAGGTAACTCAAACTAGCAATAAAATCTGATTTAATAAAAAATCAGATGGCACGACGGGGACTGGGAAGAGAAAAACAGacattttaatgtatttattgtattgtattttgcATTGATATGTGATGCGTGGTTCTCTTGCctggctatcttaagatgaatgcactagcaGTGTGTCGCTCTGGATAGGAACAtatgctaaatgactaaattgtGATGTAATTGTAGTgctatgtacactgagtgtacaaaacattaaggacaccttctctttccatggCAAAGACTGACCAGGCCAATTCAGGTGAAAGATATgagcccttattgatgtcacttgttaaatccacttcaataagtggcagcagctaattggggatcctaataaatactactcctcccctcctctctctgtctccagttgTCTCAGGTCATCACAGCAGGTGCAGTAAGAGATGAGGGGATAGTGGAGACCATGCAGAGATGCTGGAAGGAGAACCAGTATCTACTATGTCCCCACACTGCAGTGGCTGTGTGGCATCACTACCATTATCCCCCAACTGCAGGGGTCAACAGgtaagagacacagacacatacacacacttttaGTGTTTTACTAAATAAACACATTTCTTAGTTGCAGGCTCAACCATTTACATAATGCATCATGGCTGCATACCAAATACCGCTGTCTAGCTCACAATTTTAAACCCCTTCCCCTGTCTAGGTGTTGCATAGCAACAGCCTCTCCGGCCAAGTTCCAGGCGGCGGTGCAGAAGGCAGGGCTGACCCTTGACCTCCCTGAGGCAGTGCGGGCTCTGGACAAGATGTCCACTCGCTACCTGGCCCTGGAGCGGGGCCAAGACTGGGGCAAGGACTGGGAGTGCATGCTGAAGCAACACATCCAGGCTATAGGCTCAGCCAGGCAACGTGGAGTGGCCTACTACTCAACTGTGGAGTGTAACTAGTTATTTAAGAAATTATGGATGCACACTGATAATTCAGATGGAACTGTTAACTGGCATTTGCCATGGATTATCATAAATAACAAACACTTATGAACTGATGAGATTGTTTTATAAAGTGGATAATAGACAACTTACTGCTAATACCAGCAATAATATGCCCACAGTTAGATGTTTTATGAACTGTTTTGAAGAGATCAGTTTTATATGATCAGATATTGTTACAGTATAAGAAGATTGTTTATTGTATACGTTTGATCAGAATTCAGATGAAATGGTGTAATTGCCAAATGGTGTGTTTTGCAATCAAACTTCTGCACAATTTATTGCCTGACCATAAATGCTGACAATAAAAGTTGCAGAGGCAATCATGTGTGCAGGAGTAATTACAGTAAATTATTAGAACGGAACTATGaagtcagcagcataccaccctgcatactactgctggcttgcttctgaagctaagcagggttggtcctggtcagtccctggatggtagaccagatgctgctgatcgtggtgttggagggtcagtaggaggcactctttcctctggtctaaaaatgtatcccaatgccccagggcagtgattggggacattgccctgtgtaggttgctgtctttcggatgggacgttaaacgggtgtcctgactctctgaggtcattaaaagaccccatggcacttattgtaagagtaggggtgttaactctggtgtcctggctaaattcccaatctgaccctcaaaccatcacggtcacctaataatccccagtttacaattggctcctctcccctgtaactattccccaggtcattgctgcaaatgaaaatgtgttcacagtcaacttacctggtaaaataacagttAAATAAAAATGATTCGGTTTTTATTCCCATCACAACATGTaagagagacagtgtggtggtGGACATGATGCCTGTCAATATTGCCTTAAGAAATTTCCTGTGTACCATAGGCTTTAGCATTCACTTCAGAAGACATAGGACCGTAGGTTTATATGGGTAACATGGGTTTCTCTCACAAGCTGTCGGTTTGTATCTTTGGATATGACCTTTTACAGCCCGAACTCCTGATCTATTGTACTGTCAGGCAGCTGAGAGGGACTTTGGTCTCATAAAGATGATGTCAGAGGTTGTTTGTCTCAGCTCTGTTCCTACTCTGTTCATGCATCGTAAAGTaagacatatacatatacagtacacacataaacacaaaaaCTCATCCATACCGTTTATATATTTCAGCAACATCTCGTGGTGAGTTTTAGCGTGTGTGTTTTGGTATTGGAAATACTTGAGACCCGAGTTGACTTGAAACATGCAACAATGACTAACCAGAAAGTTGTTTTTGTACAGTAAGCTGCATTTGTCTCAGAGCACAAGCCATTACACAAGCAGTTACAAGCAAAAACCCATATTT
The sequence above is drawn from the Oncorhynchus gorbuscha isolate QuinsamMale2020 ecotype Even-year linkage group LG11, OgorEven_v1.0, whole genome shotgun sequence genome and encodes:
- the thnsl2 gene encoding threonine synthase-like 2 isoform X2, giving the protein MQYCSTRGGVQGWDFQDVLLSGYAPDGGMFMPETLPTLTPDTLRSWSSLSYPQLVTEVCSLFIPTELIPRADLDGLVSAALSGFAVPGVVSLARLKGGLCVLELFHGETLAFKDLAMTCTVRFLDYFLRKESRRAIVLVADGSSDDIDVPIRRLFSDQELVKQHGLMSLNSVNWSRVMVQLAHFIYAYLHVSGLEQAETGAPLPALEMVVPTGGAGNIAAGCIVKQMGIPLCLVAMTNANDIVHRTVQSGDFSMATNVTQTMAPAIDIQDPYNMERVFWLLSGRDGALVKGMMEEFQHSHRHTLPEALHKQLSQVITAGAVRDEGIVETMQRCWKENQYLLCPHTAVAVWHHYHYPPTAGVNRCCIATASPAKFQAAVQKAGLTLDLPEAVRALDKMSTRYLALERGQDWGKDWECMLKQHIQAIGSARQRGVAYYSTVECN